Part of the Candoia aspera isolate rCanAsp1 chromosome 1, rCanAsp1.hap2, whole genome shotgun sequence genome, TCAGGTGGCCCGCCTGCTCTCGCTGGGTGCGAGTTGGACCGCTCTCCGGTATCCCAGGTCTCACACCAGACAGGGCCACCGTGAAATTGGGGCGAATCTGATGTCACTGCACAATTCGGTAATCTCGGGGCTCTGCTTGCAGCCTTCTCTCGGCTGTGCTGGCTTCCCCTTCTCCCAAACCCCACTTAGGTATTGCAAAAATTTTAAATAATGCGAAAGGAAATGGAGGCGTCTCCCAGTTATAGACGTGTgtctataaaaatgtttaaaataaatgaacaacgTACCGAAATGACTAATTTGGACAACTATAATTAAACTCGCCCAGAGAGAAGTCAGGGCAGAAATGTCCCCAGGCAGGAAGGAGAGGGTCCCTGCCCTGACGGTAACGCTGGCTTGATCCTGTAGAGCTGCATAACGGACCGTGACCGGCAAGGGACAACCTTGCCCCTCACTGCAGGGGCAGGGAAAGCATTGAAAGTGAGGAATGTAGGGAAACTGGCCAGTCACCAACGCCCAGTTCAACGTCTCTCTGTTTTCAGAAGGCTGCAGAGAGGAAGAGCAGGGTGGCTGCATTTGGCTGGACCCCATTTCAGAATTATGCAGATAGAGTTGCACAAATACGCTCGGTTTCCCCCTTGAGCAAAATAACAGAGCTCCAGTCGTTTGTTACCTGCTTGGAAGCCTGAAGATAATTTCACAAACAGGAATGGGGAAGAGATGGACATGGGAAAAATTTAGGAAGCATAATGCTAATCGAGAGGGAGAACAGGGTGGATGCCCACACTGCCCCTCAGTCTGGTCCTACCCTCACAAAGTCACTGACCTCACCTTTGCAATATGAGTCATCAGTTATATATGCCTTAAAGTGTCAGACTGAGGAAAACAAACTATACTTATGGGCTGGAGACAAGATGACCTCAGCACTGCGAAGGGGGAACTTTGGACTTGTCAGGAATTACGCTGCCATTCTGAACAAGCCAGGAGAGAGCCAAAGATGTACTGGGGGAAACGGGATGAACATCTCCACCATTCCCAGTGGTGGGCAAAGGAGAATCAGGAGCTGGTCCCTTCCATGAAACCTTTTAGGGTTCTAAACATTTCCAGCAGGAAGACTGGAATGTGACAGGAAACTGAAAAGTCTGCATACAATACACTGATTTAAAAATGCCTGGgtcgatttttttttctttctaccatGGGTGTGTGGCTTGTTGAAAGATCTAAAGGACATAACATAAAGCATATGCTAACATTATCACCATACCAGTGTAACCATCTGGAGGAAAACAGCAAACCATGATTTTACCTCTACTTTCTGGCCAGTTTAGCCCATTGAGGAAACTTGTGTAAAATGAGCCTGTAAGAACATGGGTCTGTAAGCACTGACTCTCAGATGGCTGTATCAGAGGAATCTGATTCTACTTTGATGACCGAAGCCACATACTGTTTCACAGTTGGTACAATGCGCATTAATTTTTCTTCAAGCGTCTCCTAGATGCTTCTGTCTGGAAACGTTTCAAATGCAGCTGTCCATTTAGTCACTACTTTAGATCAATGTTTTATGTCCTTATTGTCAGTTGTTTCTTATTTCTGTGTTACTTTCATTAGCTgccaaagtaattttaaaaatataaatagtcaCTATAATCGAACTCAAACTTTTTAGTTTTGAAACTATAATCACTCCTGATGTATCATTCTTCTTTATGTATTACATCACTACATTTTCTCTAGATAGAATATTAATTACAACTTTTCCACAGCTTTCAGTATTATAATAGTTTTGTATTTTAGGTCAGTAGATTATTTACTATTATTCTAAATAATCATTTAATTGCCTTATATAAATTGTGTAATGCCTTACTATATCAATTTTTATGCCCCAAAGTCTTAAAATTTAACTTACAGTTTTACTTGTATGGTCATAGGAGTTTATGGCTTGCTTTACTCTAGTCGATTTCTGTGCTGTATGGATATTCAGCCAGTTAAATGTGCCTTttgttttgctggtcaatgactgaaacaAAATGACTGGCACGCAGGTCTGGGGTTTCCCCATTGTCATGGGGAGGAAACTAAATTCTGAAAACTGTCTGGCAAATCAAGCTAATTACATGtatctttttaataaaaatggtaAAGTCTCTtcaaagtgaagaggaactgaggagccttatgatgaaggtgaaagaagaaagtgcaaaagctggcctgcagctaaacctcaaaaaaaccaagattatggcaaccagtttgatggataactggcaaatagagggagaaaatgtagtgaaagactttgtatttctaggtgcaaagattactgcagatgctgactgcagtcaggaaatcagaagatgtttaatccttgggagaagagcaatgacaaatctcgataaaacagttaagagcagagacatcacactgacaacaaaggtccacatagttaaagcgatggtgttccccgtagtaacatatggctgcgagagctggaccataaggaaggctgagagaaggaagatagatgctttggaactgtggtgttggaggaaaattctgagagtgccttggactgcaagaagatcaaaccagtccatcctccaggaaataaagccagactgctcacttgagggaatggtattaaaggcaaaactgaaatactttggccacataatgagaagacaggacaccctggagaagatgctgatgctggggagagtggagggcaaaaggaagaggggctgaccaagggcaagatggatggatgatattctagaggtgacggactcgtccctgggggagctgggggtgttgacaaccgacaggaagctctggcgtgggctggtccatgaagtcaagaagagtcagaagcgactgaacgaataaacaacaaaagtctcCTTCATGTCAGACTCATTCATATCAGTGCATATTGTTCATATTATCTGTAAATTTGTGCAAAGTGATAGGAAAATACTCCTTCAAAAGAAAGCCCCTTTATTAATTTGTAATAATAGCATTTGATTTCAGAATGTGGCTACAGTTCTTTAGGCACTGTATGAGGACTAccatatctggcctgcaaaaaccCAGATGGCCATTAGATGGGAGTAAAGGCAGAATTCTATatagctttgctgccatctagtggtcatctgaatttcTGCTGCTGGATTTCTGTTATGGTAGCTCTAAGTCTAGGAGGCTGGcctagttggaaaaaaaaactacatggaatgggtatctctttgctgccatctagtaggaACAGGTACAAAAATTAATACAGGACTTCCTTGGAAGAGCTGCAAGTTACTACTGTACACAAGacaatcaccagaagtcaagtaTGACTCAGTGGCACCTAACCaactaatatttttttatttcaattttaaattcAGGCAGCTGCCTGAATCTCCAAGGATATCAAGACATCTAGAAAtgcttttatataaataaaaagagatgTGAAAATTAGGGTATGGTACATTTACTTAAAACTAAGTTCTACTCAGCTCAGAGGGACTTTATTCTTTATGGCAATGTTCACAAATATTGATGAGGATTTTTAACACTGTGGTCTGCTGAACAAACAATAGTGGCTCCATGTTACTAAACAAAGAGTCACCATGGTCTATAGTTGCTAGGGTGTCCATACTGTCATGGTATCCCTCCCCCACATtgagttaaaataaaacaatagggCTACGCACCCTTTGAAAATGAATTGGAATTATTCTGGACCTCCTACAAGCCTCATTAAAGCAACtgctcttttttcaggcttccacatgAACACCTTCCGCATTTACTACTGTGAATCAGTGGGCAAAAGATCTATTTATTTGGGCCAACTGGCCTTGTATGTGATATCAGTGCCTATTCTGCTTGAAGACAGAGCAATCCGACTGCAAGGGAAGACTTACTGGGGGATTTTAAAGACCCCATAGCTCAAGGATGTGATGGACACAGCTGCAGCTCCACACGGGTCGGCTTCATTTCCTTGAGCCATATTTGATGTTGTTAGAGTAGCGCTCATGGGGACTAGACTGTTGGCATCTTTCTGCTGACATGGGTCACAGTCTGCTCCCGTGTCCGCTGGGCACGTTGCAGAAGGACAGTCAAGGGAGATGACTTGCAAGATAAAGGTTTCAGGACGCTGAGCAGGAGCCCCTCCACTTCCTTCACAGGGTCCATTTTGCTCGGTTTGCGCTGCCACTTGTGGGGTTGTGCCAGTTGTTTGGTTGAAGGTTTTTTTCTGCTGCTCAGATGCACGTCTCATAACTTCTTctacagagagagaaaataacaTCTTTAAATTATCACAGTGCTGGGGTTTGCAATATTTGTAAAACTGATTGCATACAGAACATGTGATTTTCATTGTTCTCTGCATTACACTGCACACACAAAATTTTAAGAAAACTGTGGTTCTCGAGcatcatgaaaataaatgaaagagatGAAGTGTAGATGGTGACATGCAATAATGTCTTTTTCACTTTTTACAATTTCATGTTTTCTCAGTTTACATGTGCTAATGAAAGCTTCTCCGTGTGATCATGAAGTAACAAGGTTTCTGATTATATGCATCTTTCTAATATATTTCTCCTTGCAGAAAAGCTAATATTTTCTGAGTAAGCCATAGAATTTTTGCAGATGGCAGCACCTCATTGACACTGTCTGATCTTGGAAGTGAAGACGGGTTGCCTCTAGTTACTACTGGCTTGGGGGATTTTCTAGGAATGCCATATGCTAGGGCTGAATGTTGAAAAAAGTATTCTGGATGAAGACAGTGGCAAGTCACTTCCATGACATTGCCAGGAAAAAGGCACATATATGTGGATCATCCACGTGTCCTGCTCCCCCTGGCTTCTCAAGTCCCTGACAGTTTCTCAAGGAGAGGGACGTGATGCTGTCTTCAACCCACCTCCAGTTCACCATGAACGCAACCTCCACCTGTATTTTCTTGCTCTATGTCAAAAGTAGCACTTTCTGATGTGTGCTGGCACAAACGGTGCTGTGTAGACTACCTACTGCAGTTCTTTCATTGTAGGCAAATGCCCCAGCTCCAGCTGGCTACTGGATGTTGTAACAGAGTGCCCCCCTCCTTCTGGTTACTGCCCTCCATACTTGTTTCATAAGAAGCTGCTGGGGTGTTTGCCCCCTTCTGAAAgctgtttttcctcctcttcctttcacTGGTGGACCAATGAAAGGCtgggctttctttctgttttatgaaATGGCAAaatggtgtgttttttttaaacagatgtaACTGACAAAATTTCTACCAGTTTTTCTTTataggggaatccaccaattagAGACTTTGATAACTGCCATCTGGACAGAACCCCTGGACATCTTCATTgccaaaacaaagaacaaattggAATCTGGACAGCAATTTCTTAAGTTGGCTTGATTTCCAGCAGGTTTCAGCAAGGAGACAGGCAGTTTAAAGCTGCCATGCAGAATAGACTATAATCCCCAGAAACTGTGGTTAATTTGGGGGGGAGGTATCTACTTTTTTAATGCATTAAACATAGCACTTTAGTATTCTGAAAGAAATTGCTACCTAGTGTCTGTATTCCAGCCCAGGAACTCTAAAGTGACCTATCAGTAGAAGTTCTTTTTCATGACTTGCCCATCGATTCTCGCTctctctttgctttttcacaagtgcTAACACCATTTACCACGGCCAGACTTGTGGCCCAGTACAAAGACAAAAGCAACAAAATTGGAACCTTACACTAACTTTTACAATGCTGTAACATTTGGAAAACAAATCCCAAAATACTTAGATTTGGGATTTTCTCACTATTCCTCGTTTTTGCAGTTTTAAATCTGATGTCCCACTTTTGCACCTGCTTAAGATTTCTTAAAGTTCATATAACGTTTGTATATTCATTGTGATTTATCCTGTTTTGTACATAATCTTTCCTGGTAAATACATTTTGCAACCAATTATCCCAGTTTTTCCTACTATGACCCATGAAGTGGCAGATTACCATTCCATAGTGAAAAAATTTCCAGGTCACTTTTAGTTAAATTTGTCCTTAAAAATCCAAGATTAGGTGGTTGCTGGAAATCCATTGGAGTAACGGTAGCAGGTGGTTCACTCGTTTTCTGGGGCTCTGGATCATGAGGTATAAATTCCTCAATGATGACATCATCACTTTCATCGGGATGCAGAGTCTTTGTTTTGGGAACCATGTTTCTCATCTCTTGTATGCTTGCATCTATGTTCTGGCCTGCAGCTTTCCTCCAAGAACTTTTTTCATCTATCAGTTCCTCTAGAAAATGATGTGCAAGAAGGAATATTCAATTAAGTCAACTTGTATGAAAAGTAGTGCTGTATcttatattaggaaaaaaagaaggttAATTTCTGATAAAAATCATAAGCTTAGATTTATAAAATGTATCATTAGGACAATTTTACAAAGGAGTTTTTCAAATAATCCAGCAAAAAGGCATTAAAGTATTGGCAATATGCAGACAATTACTGTAGACGtaagttataaaaaccattacATTGATAAAGATGGAAATAAACATTTATCTCCACAGATGATTTATGCTTAAAACCTATGTTTTGTCAGAACTTATAAAGCTGTGATAAGAATAAGCCATTTCATTGTCCCATAGTGATCTACATCTACATCTTGCTGAACTCACAGTCTGAGTTAGCTGACCTAATCAATTCAGTGGTTCAGTGTTTAGAAAGATTAATTCTCTGTTGGAAGTTACAGATGGTAGATAAAGATTTCTGCATCAACTCAACATTTACAACTGAATAGTCAGCAACAGGAAATAGTGTAATGTATTAATAAGAATTACTTAATTTGATGCAGCAAAATAGGATTTGCCAAATGTGGTAGCTCATGGATGGAACAGCTCTGACAGTAGGGAAAAGATGCAAGAATTTGGTAAAGTGAAAGTTAAAACGGGACTCATCATGAAGCATTAGTTATCTGTAGAGGGCAAATGTCCCATATCCTGGTAACAGAAACTTCTATTTGATTTCTAGTGCTTGGACAGACACAACCACTTTGAGTTTGTTTGAATTTTGCATatatatgtttaaatatttttgaaatattgcagaagtagaattttgcatttgttaTAGTATTATGCATTTGCATAATTGTCATATAGAGTTCCTGGTATGTAAATCTATTTCATCCATAGTTTTCTAGAACTATGGTAAAGAACTATGGATATGGATAAAAAAGAGTTGCTTTCTCCAGCTGAACTCATAATGAACTCTAGTTATAGATTAACTGAAGATTGCTTGAATGCATTTTGCATAACAAAAAGACTGACTCTACAAAGATAACGACTGTGACAGAAAAGGGCTTTTCATACCATATGATTCTGTGACATCCATGACATCAGCATCCTCTGGTGGTTGCGATAATTCTGATGAGTTTGCATTGTAAACTATGAAGCTGACGTCCATTGgttcaaatgctttgctgacaCAAAGTTGACAACGGCAAGGTGTGGGACTTTGTGCTGCAGTACAAAAGTTTTTGGGGTTGGGGTTGGAAGGTTGGGGGttttcctttgttgttttctGGGGTTTTCCCTTCTGTGCTTTAGGTTTAACTGTGACTTGTTTTTTAGCCTTGTTACCTTCCTTATCTAGTAGttcttctgaaaagaaaatgttcaaGCAATGTTAAAACGTTAAAAAACTAAGTTTATAGGAAGaaagacttttaaaataattatttaacacTTGTGAATTTTCCTAGAGTGCAAATTTTTCACTGGATTTGTTCTTACAATTTTGCTAGCTAGATTATACATTTAAGTGTCCTTTCCGTGTACACAGAAAGCCAAGCACAGGGCTCCCATTTAGAAAGGAGAAATAGGCTGCAGGCACAGACATTAAGGATGGACAACTTTTTAAGTCCAGGAGCTGCAGTTAAAGTGTTCAGTTTGTCACTGTTTACCACTAATTACCACTAATTCTGTTTACCACTAATTGCCTTAGCTCCCCAGTCTCCCTCCTTGAAAACATCATGTCAGGCATAGGATTACCCTACAACTTCTGCAGTGAAAAAGCTGACCCCAAGAATTCTTTCAGTATTTTGATCCTAGCAACACACTACTTTTTGGTGGCTCTTGTTCCTCACTTGCATCTTTTATGGAagcttgcattttttttgttcctttttttttggaaaagacCCATTTCTGAATGAagccttttatttttctcttccttgacAATGCTTATTAATCATTCTGTTTACTTCTTGGATTTAATGACACTTTTCCTGGTATGTCATATATATTCCAGGGGAATTTTTAATACAGCAGTTTGAGTAATCTCAAAGGTTTaaacaggatttttctttttattttccccaaCAACTTGGTTTTTACCAGAACCCTTATTTTTGGAGCTACATATGTTAGACTTCCATAGCAATTTTCCACCtgaatataaatttgaataacacTTGTCTTATACAATGTCCTAGGCATCAATTAGGATTAAGTCCAGGGTCACTTTCTCTCTGACAGGCTCCATGACCAATTCTTTGTGGGCAGAATAACTTAGGGTATCTAAAAGGTTACCTACTTTTATTttagtcattttaaaaattatttcacttgCATTTATATCTCATGAGTTCAGACTGGCACTCATGGAAAATTTTCCTCATTTAATTCTCACAATATGATCCTGTGAGTTTGCTGAGCTGAGAGATAATGACAGACTCAAAGTCACTCAATAAGCTTTATGGTCAAGTGATGGTTTCAACCCAGATCTCCCTGGttccagtccaacaccttaacttcTATAATAATctatataaattgaattgaaATCACCCATTATTATAGCAATTTCTCTTTGAGGTAggctaggtcaggaaacagacaccgtAAGAAACACTAGAAGTTtactttattgatacaggctataacaacagaatcttgaaagcctgatagcaTTTTCCTTTCCATACTTCCTATACCAAAGTGAGCCAAGGTGGGGCAACTTTCATGCTTTCTTGTTCTCTTGAGCTaagctcatgttttgctaactgtcTCCATATACCTTCTCCAAGATCATTTGTGCACTCTTCTACACCATGTATGTCAGAACATACCCACCCAGGGGCATTCTCAAGGAATCCAATGATTTCAACAAAATGACATAAGCAGCATCACactgttgcaatgcaagctctgcctctttcATACATGTCACAAGAATAGGGCTTGCGGTGCAACAGCACAAAGCTGCTTCTGTCATTTGACACATCCCCCTCGCCCCGTCACAGATCCCTCTATCACCCCTGTTTACTTTTCTTCCTATATTGTATCAGGCTCGCCTGGTTCCCAGCTACTCCCAGGAAGTTTATAACTCAGCAGTAAACAATTTCAATTTGTATTGGTTTGGCTTTCTGTTTTCAATTGGCTGGTACAGGTCAGATACCTTTAAAATCTGGTTTTCGCTTTGAGGATCTCATCGCTATAGCTCTACCCGTAATACATACTATCTGATCTTCGCAATTGTTGGACAACATACGACTCCCCCAAGTTATTAAGGAACTGAAGGAGCAACTTTGCactcaagaaaggaaaaagaagaaaggaaaaggaagtataCATTTCTGTAGAATCATGAATTTTCAAGGGAGGTTGTTCCTGAttttacaaaccacagtatagAGAGGCAGCATTAATTCTTATtggcattgccttcatctcaaatcagctcattttttaaaatatatatacaattttGTTTAGATGAAAACTTGCATTAAGAGAAAACATGAGTATGTCACCATATGCTATTTATACCTTCATTAATAGCCTCCTTGCTGCCCTTCCATTTGCTTCTATTTTCTTCAATATTCTGCAGAATTTGGTCCCGAAAGTTTGATAGGTTTAAGGCAATTAAATTCTGTTTTTCTGCGCAAATCCCATCATCTTTAGTGAGGCTGTTCCCACAAGAATTTACTTCCTTATTCCCCATGGATTGTTCTttgctaggaaggaaggaaggaaggaaggaaggaaggaaggaaggaaggaaggaaggaaggaaggaaggaaggaaggaaggaaggagggaattgTTGATATGATTGCTATAATTATGTAATTGTATTTTGTCATTGGATTACTGTGCAttgtatttaaatgcaaattaaattaatgcaaattttaaaatttaagtgaGCCTGAAAGAATGAATTAATGGAGGAGATTAGTAGGTTTGTTGTTAATAATAACCAGGACAGTTCCACAATTAGAAACGAGTATTACAGTTAAGTAGGGCCCTACAGTAACATTTAGTACTTTATTTCTGGTATGCACTTATTAACCAACTTCCAGGGgagatggaaaaaaacaaaaatcagaaatgCCTATTCTTCACCCTAAGCTGAATTTCTCTACCGTTCTCCATGCATGGATCTTCTTCACCGGTATGTTTATAGCTACTCCATTCCATTTCCTCTTACAGCTGTTGCGGGCTCCTTTACTTTATTTACATAATGTGAACTTGACTTGTGATTCAGCTGC contains:
- the LOC134507142 gene encoding dual specificity calcium/calmodulin-dependent 3',5'-cyclic nucleotide phosphodiesterase 1A-like isoform X2, whose protein sequence is MCEMFTKYELLTHFQVPITVLLSFAKALEAGYNKYKNPYHNSLHAADVTQTVHAIMLHTGMMHWFTDLEILAIIVSTSIHDYEHTGTTNHFHIETMSKTALLYNDRSVLENHHLSAAFRLLQDRDTNILANLTKDQWREVRRMVINIVLSTDMSHHFQQMKIMKHILQSLQQVERTHRDKIMSFLVHVADISHPAKPWELHHQWAEALLEEFFKQGDKEAEMGLPISSLCDRETTNIAESQIGFIDVIVKPTFALLLETVEKTAFPITQEADKSQHGKNCKEQSMGNKEVNSCGNSLTKDDGICAEKQNLIALNLSNFRDQILQNIEENRSKWKGSKEAINEEELLDKEGNKAKKQVTVKPKAQKGKPQKTTKENPQPSNPNPKNFCTAAQSPTPCRCQLCVSKAFEPMDVSFIVYNANSSELSQPPEDADVMDVTESYEELIDEKSSWRKAAGQNIDASIQEMRNMVPKTKTLHPDESDDVIIEEFIPHDPEPQKTSEPPATVTPMDFQQPPNLGFLRTNLTKSDLEIFSLWNEEVMRRASEQQKKTFNQTTGTTPQVAAQTEQNGPCEGSGGAPAQRPETFILQVISLDCPSATCPADTGADCDPCQQKDANSLVPMSATLTTSNMAQGNEADPCGAAAVSITSLSYGVFKIPQ
- the LOC134507142 gene encoding dual specificity calcium/calmodulin-dependent 3',5'-cyclic nucleotide phosphodiesterase 1A-like isoform X1, which gives rise to MAYPLAVVQAMKTIDKWDFNVFTLDEASEGHSLKYIMCEMFTKYELLTHFQVPITVLLSFAKALEAGYNKYKNPYHNSLHAADVTQTVHAIMLHTGMMHWFTDLEILAIIVSTSIHDYEHTGTTNHFHIETMSKTALLYNDRSVLENHHLSAAFRLLQDRDTNILANLTKDQWREVRRMVINIVLSTDMSHHFQQMKIMKHILQSLQQVERTHRDKIMSFLVHVADISHPAKPWELHHQWAEALLEEFFKQGDKEAEMGLPISSLCDRETTNIAESQIGFIDVIVKPTFALLLETVEKTAFPITQEADKSQHGKNCKEQSMGNKEVNSCGNSLTKDDGICAEKQNLIALNLSNFRDQILQNIEENRSKWKGSKEAINEEELLDKEGNKAKKQVTVKPKAQKGKPQKTTKENPQPSNPNPKNFCTAAQSPTPCRCQLCVSKAFEPMDVSFIVYNANSSELSQPPEDADVMDVTESYEELIDEKSSWRKAAGQNIDASIQEMRNMVPKTKTLHPDESDDVIIEEFIPHDPEPQKTSEPPATVTPMDFQQPPNLGFLRTNLTKSDLEIFSLWNEEVMRRASEQQKKTFNQTTGTTPQVAAQTEQNGPCEGSGGAPAQRPETFILQVISLDCPSATCPADTGADCDPCQQKDANSLVPMSATLTTSNMAQGNEADPCGAAAVSITSLSYGVFKIPQ